The window TTTGTTAAACGAATTTTATTAGTACGTTTTAAAAGTCAGGATCTTAGATCTAACTCTTCTTCTTCTTCGGTTAAGAAAGTTAGGTCAATATCTAATTGTTTAAAGACATCATAAACATATAAATTAGATTGCACTCTAGATTTAGCTAGTGAAATTTCATAAATTTCTTCATCATCATCATATTCATCATAAATTTCACCAATAATTTCTTCAATAATATCTTCAATTGTAATAATACCAATTGTTTCGTTAGAGTTGTTATTTGGAACTACAAAACCCATGTGAGAACGTGCAAAACGTAATTTTTCTAATGCGCTCGATAAAATTGAGTTAGCAGAAATAAAAGGAACATTTTTAAGATAGTCAATGATTCGATCTTTATGATTAGCATCAAAGATATCTTTGATTAAAATAACACCAATTAAAGTATCTTCTTTGATAACAGGTAGACGCGAATAATTAGTCTCTTTAAAGATTCGTAATGCATCTTTCACGGTGCTTTTGTAATCGATTGTTTGAACATCTTTTAATTTAACATAATGAGAGATAACTTTAGTTGAATCTAAATTGAGTGCATTTTGAGCCAAAATGGATTCACTTGTTTCTAAAACACCCTCGTTTTGAGCGATTTTTAAAAAGCTTTTGATATCTTCTTCACTATTGGTTTCGTAAACTTTTCTGCTTAATTTTGAAATTGGGAAAGTTAAAACAAAAAATAATCAATAGTTGATTTCGATAAAAATACAGAAAGTTTTTAAAAAGGCAACTGGGTATGATTTAGCAACTAATTTAGGTACAATTTCTCCAAATAAGACTAAAAGTGGCGTTACAATCGCGGTTGAAATTATTGTAGCTTGTGTATCTGAAAGAGCTGTATAGTTTAATAAAAGGCTCATTAAAGTTGCAGAAGATACATTTACTAAATTGTTTCCGATTAAAATTGTACTTAAAATTTGATTGTATCTTTTCGATTGTTTTGCGATCAAATGCGCAAAACGACTTTTGTTTTCTTGCATGTCATGTAGTTTTGCAGGCGATAAAGTTGAATATGCAGTTTCACTACCACTATAAATACTACTGAGTAAAAAGAGCAAGACTAAAACAACTATTAAGATAATTTTAACAGGAAGAGTCATTTCGACCTCCTCTGTTATTATCTTTCTTTATTTGAAATGAGTACAAACTGGGGTAAGAGTCCATTATTTTCTCCTTGATTTTTTAGTTTTAATTTTTATTTTCAATTTGGTCTGGGCGAGTTAAATTACGATCAAAAAACGTTACAGTTGGCCCATAATAAAGCAAATCACCAATTCCTTGTTGGCCATTTCTGTTTTTAGCAATTGTAATTGTAGTTTTAACGCCCGCTTTTCATGTTGAGTGATTATTTTGGGAATTATTATCCTCTTCAGAACTAGATGTGTTAGGCATATTGTCGCGATGCAAGAAAATAATAATGTCGGCATCTTGCTCAATCGCACCACTTTCTCTTAAATCGTGAATTTGTGGCCGTTTATCTTCTCTAGTTTCAACAGTTCTAGAAAGTTGAGATAAAGCCATGATTGGAATTTTTAATTCGAGAGCTAATATTTTAAGTGCACGCGAAATTGTTGCAACTTCATTTTGACGATTACCATTATTACCATCGGTAGAAATTAATTGGAGATAATCAATAATGATAAAATCTAGTTGATTATCTAATTGTTTAACAAGTGTTTTAATTTTTCGAATGATATCGCTAATTTTACTTGTTGCAAGATCATCAAAGTAAATGTTCATTGAATCAATGTTGATGTTATAAAAATAATCAAATTTATCTTGTAAGTCTCTTTGTGCAAAAAGTCTTTTAGGGTCTTGTAAAAATGATAGTGGAATTTGAACAGTTGAAGAAATGGTTCTCGCAATAAGTTCTGAGACAGGCATTTCTAGTGAAATAAATGCAATATTTTTAGGTCTTTCATTTTCACTTTTGTTTTCCTGTGAGTTTAATGTGTTTACTAAATTATTCTTGCTTTTTTGATGTTGGAGAGCAATGTTTTTGGCCACATTGAGCGCAAAAGCTGTTTTTCCAATTCCTGGCCGAGCAGCAAGAATAATAAATTGACCCGGTTTAAAACCTCTAATATATTTATCAAGAGTATAAAAGTGTGATTGGAGAACGTTTTGTTCAGTTTCGTTTCTTAAAATTTTAATAATTTCATCACGATATTCTAAAGCAGCTTCTTCAGTTGAGATAAAGTGACTATTTGAAAATTTATTTTGATTTTTTTCAGCTAAAAAATCATTAAAATCATTGATAATTTGATTAAAATTAGCTTCATCATTATTTTGGATCTTTTTGTTATATTCAACAAAGAATGATTCTAAATATCTCATTCTTGTTAAATTATTTAACTCTTCTGCATAGACGTAAAAGTTTTCTTCGTCTGCTAAAGTAGTAGCAATTGAGTTAATAAATTCATATGTTAATGCATTATATTCTAATTTTGCTTCGACTTTTTTATAATATTCAATAATATCAGTATAAGTAAATCAAATTGTTGAATTAATTTGGCTGCTTTGTTTGAGATTTTTAATTAAATTAAATAACTGACGATTAGGTAAAATAAAAAACATTTCACTTGTTAAAATATCGATCCCTAACGCTTGTTTTTCTTCGTCAATTATCATTATTGATAAAATCTTTTTTTCTAGTTCATTATCACTATATTTAGAAGATGATAAAGGTTGAATATGATCAAAACGATTGTTTTGAAATTTATGATTATTTCTTGACATTTACTTTGATTTCAATACGTATAATAGCTTTTATATCTTTGTATAAAGTAGCTATAACTTCGTGATTGCCTTCTGAAACTAAATGAATTTTACTTAAAGCATGTTTGTCAATTTTGAAACCAAGTTCTTTAAGTTTTTTATCAACTTCTTTAGTTGAAATTGAACCATGAACATTAAGATTGTGATTTGCATCAATATTGGCATTTAATTCGAATTTTAATTTAACTTGTTCTAATTCTTCTTTTAGTTTTAAGAAATTAGTTCTTTTTTCGTGTTCGTCTGCTGTAAGTTGATCTAATTTTCTTTCAAGCATTTTAGCAGTTTGTGGATTATAAGGAACACCAAAACCTTTTTTTACTAAAAAGTTAGTTCCGTATCCATTTGAAACTTCAATAATTGTATTTGCTTTTCCATCTTTACAGTCTTTTAATAAAATTACTTTCATATTTATTTATTTCTCCCTATTGTTGTAATTGCATGTTTTATATTGTCGATAAATGTTTCTAAATCTTCGCCGCTTGTTGCTGCTGCAGTACTAAAGTGTCCACCACCTCCAACTGCTTCACAGATAATTTGAACATTAGTTTCGATTCCTCTAGCACTTAATTTGTAATATTTAGTACCTTTTAATTTTGCTACAACAAAACTAGCTAATCTTCCTTCGATTTTTAAAATTTCATTTGCAGCTATTGAAATAACATCATTACTACATTCTTGATCTGTATACGCAAGATAGTAACCTTTTTTAATTTCGGCAACATTAGCTATGATTTCATTAATTTGTTTGTTGGTCTCTTCGTCAATTTTTAACATTTGCGAACTTTTGATTCCGTTTGCTCCTTTTGATTCTAATCAAGCAGCAGCTTGGAAGGTTCTTGGTGTAATTGCTTTTGTAAAAATAGTTGTATCTAAATAAATACCACTTAAGAGAACTTGAGCTGTACTTGTGCTTAAATCAACTTTATAATCTAAAAATGAAATTAATTCAGCAACTATTTCACTTGCACTACTTGCACTTGTATTGATATAAACATTTTTTCTTGAACAATAATCAACAGCTTTTGAAATTCTGTGGTGATCAAAGACAAAAATATTTTCCCTATTAGCATTAATAATTGATTCAGGATTATCAGTTCTTTCAGGATCTGAAGTATCAACAATAACAACTATTGTATTGCTGTTTGTAATTTTTTTGGCTTGTAAATTATTTTTGATAAACATGCTCGAGAATTTATCTTTATCTTTTTCAGTTAGCTGTTTTACAACTTTTTCTGTTGTAAAATCAAACGTATTTGAACCGATGTATGAGTTTTTACCATATGCTTTGGCGGTTTCATAAATTCCCATGCAAGCACCAAGAGCATCTAAATCAGCTAATGCATGTCCATAAACAATAACGTTTTTAATTTCTTTATTGAGTAGAGCTTTTTCAAACTCATAAGCAATTTGTTTAATTTCTGTTCTACTATTATCTGAAAGAATTTCTGAGTTTGAACCAAAATAAATTGGTGGTTCAATATTCGAAAAGATAGTAACTTGATCTCCACCACGGTTTTGAGCTTGTACTAATGCTTTTTTAGCTTGCTCAATTTTTTCCTTGAATGAAGACCAACCATGAGCAAAACCGACACTTAATGATAATTTGTCAATATTTTCATTTTTGATTCTTTTGCTAATGTCCATTAGTCCATTGAATTCTTCTTTTATCATCTGTTGAAGTGAATTTTCGTTTGTAAAGACAACGAATTTTCCATTGGTATATTGACGATAAACAAAGTTATATTTACTTACATATTCTTTTAGAACATCAACAACTATTTTATTGATTGTGAAAATTTGTTCTTCGGATAAAATTGATTGGAAAAGTTGAAAGTTATCAATTTCAATTTCCCCAATGACTGGACTTTGTTCTCAAGCTTCTCTTTTGAATAACTGTTCTGTTGAAATATCTCTAATAACTATTGTGTTTGAAATTGGTCAAAACTGTGCTTCGTAAAAATTTCCGTTATTAGCGAATTCGATTTTGTTTTTAAGAACTTTTCAATCATTTGTTAGTTTATAACTCAATTTATCAAAAAACTCTTCAACTGTATTACCAATAAATTCACTTGAAAATTCATTTTTAATAAAATTGCTTGATCAAATAATTTTTTGATCAAGGTTATAAACAATTATTCCAATATTATTATTAGTCATTATTTCTTCAATAAAGTTATTGAAGGACTTTTTAATAAGTTCTCTAGATTTGGTAAAGTTATAAATAGCAAAATAAAGTAATATTGAAGTAAAAATTAAAATTGTAATAATACCTACAGCAAAAAATAGTGATGCTCATGTGCTTTTATCACTTTTGATAAGAGCTACTATAAAGACGATCATTATTATTAAACAAGAAATTATTCCAAGCAAGAAAATTAAATTTTTTTGTTTTTTAATCATGATTACCTCTTTAAATTACTTTAAATAATTAAATATTTATTTAATTATACTAAAATTTTATGTTGATTTAAACAAGACAGTTTTGATTTAAAATAAAAAAACTCAGCAATAGCCGAGCTTGTTTTAATGATTATGTGCATGAAATGATAAGATGAAAACTGCAAATAAAACTCCTGCAAAAAGAGAAATAAGAGTAATAAATCATCTTTTTTTATTCATTTCAACATGATAGAATTCTGGGAAAAATTCAACAAGTGAAGTGAAAAGAAAAATTCCACCAATAATTGCCATAAATGCACCTTGAGCATATCCGTTTGTTGCAACTGCTGAACCTGTGTATATTCCGATAAGCATAAAAGGGAAGAATAAAAAGTCCATTATTGTAGAAATAAGCAGTGAAGTTCAACGTCCGTATCCTGCATCTCTTAAGCGATAATAGAAAACAAGTTCTTCTGGTATCATGTGTAAAATAAGAGAAACAAAGTAAGCTAATGTTAAGTTATTAGTTGGTATCGCTCCATTTCCTCCGTTAGCAAGATAATCAATTGGTAAGCTTAAATTATAACCAATTAAAAATCCTTCCGGAATACGATGAGTAAGAAGCAAGGCGAGAGCAATTATTTTTAATTTTCCACTTATTTTTTGACTTAAAGCTTCTTCGGCTAACGAAATTGAATCTTCTTGTGTAAAGATATGATCTTCGTGCTGGTGTACGTGGTGAGATCCATGTTCTGCAGAATGATCGTGAACAAAAATGCTCAATTTTTTATTTTTTAAAAGTTGTTGATTAATTCTGTATGTAATAACAAATTTTAGAACAAATGAAAATGTTAATCCACCAAGTAATCCAAGAACAACTACCAAGATGTTGTAACCATATTTTTGTCAATCACTTTCTAGATTGTGAGATTGTAATGAAGTTTGTTCAATCGCTTCTCTTAAAAATCCGAAAGTAGCCAAAATTATAAAGAAACCGGTTGAAAAGGCATATAAATAAACTTTTGTTTTGTGGTTTAATTTACTTTTAAATAAAGGGAAAAGGAATGAAATTCCAACAGGAATTAAAAGCAAAGCAAGCACAAAAAATAAAGCAACTAAAAATTTAGCTAAATTATAATTATTGTTTAGTGCAACCGTAAGTTGACTAATTCATTGTGATAAAAAATTCATTATTCTTGTGTAGTTTTAATATCGATGTTGTGGTAAACATCTTGAACATCGTCATCTTCTTTAAGTTTTTCAATAAAATCTAAAAGTTTGGTTTCTTTTTCAGCATCATATTCAACATACATATTTGGTAAATATGTTACTTCACACTGAATAAAGTTTTCGATATTTAAATCTTGTTCAAGTGCGTTTTTAAGTTCTGTAAAGTTTTCTGGTAAGCTTAATACAACATATGAATTTTCTTCGTTTTCAATGTTTTCGGCTCCATTTTCTAAAGCTATCATCATAAGATCTTCTTCTGAAACTAATGATTTATCAATTTCGATAATACCTTTTTTATCGAAAGCAAATGGAATTTGGTTGGTTTTACCTAATGTTGCATTTTGTTTTCTAAAATATGATTGTACATTTGAGGTAACTCTGTTGATGTTATCACTGAGTGTAACAACGATAAATGTTGCTCCACCTGTAACGGTAGCGTTAAAAATAGTTTCAGTGAAAGCGCTTGCGTTTTTGTCACCTTTAGCTTTAGCAATTGCTCTTTCAATGTTATCTTTAGGCATGTTTTTTGATTTAGCTTTTGAAATAGCTAATTTTAAAGCTGGGTTTGTTTCAGGATCTGGTCCTTTTTGCGCTGCTACATAAATTTCTTTTGAAAGTTTTTGGAAAATTTTTCCTCTTGCAGCATCTTGCGCTCCCTTACGGTGAGCAATATTAGCGGCGTGTGAGTGTCCTGCCATAATTATTCTCCTTTTATTCTATGTTTTCTGGTTTATAAATGTTATCACGCTTATGTTGTGTTGTTTTATGTTTATATTCAATTTTTGAAATAGTTTCTTCTGATAATTTTTGTGAAACTAACTTTGGATTTGTTAAACGATTGTTTAAATAAAAATCTAAATCATCATAGGTAAAACCAAGTTCGTTTTCATCTGTTTGACCTTCTCAAAGACCAGCTGAAGGTTTTTTATCGATAATTGAGCTAGGAACATTTAAAAGTGAAGCTAGGAACTTTACTTCACCTTTAGTAAAGTTACAAATAGGCAGAAGATCTGCTCCTCCGTCTCCAAATTTAGTGAAGTAACCAATGTAAACTTCATCTGCGTTATCGGTTCCTAAAACAAGTCCACTATTTTCTTGTGCAATTGCATAAAGTGTAGTCATTCTTAATCTTGGTTTAATATTAGCAATTGCTAAATCATTATTAAGATTCAAAGTTTCTGAAATACTTAAAAAAGTATTTGTTAAATCAACTCTTTTAAATGAATCGTTAAATGCCTTTTCAAGTTCGCTAATATGTGATAAATCACTTTCAGTCATTGAAATGATTGGCATTACAACTGCGATTGTATTATTAGGAAATACTCTTTTAGCAATAGCATAAACAAGAGCTGAATCAATTCCTCCACTAATTCCTACAATTAAATTTTTTGCATTTGCAGCTTCTACTTTTTCTTTTAAGAAATTTTCTACTTTTTCGATATATTTTAAAGCTATTTCTTTGCTATAAACAGGTTTATTTTCTAAATATTGAGTTATTTTACTCATTTTAAACACCTTTCAAATTATGTGATAAATTATTTATTATTTTACAATATTTTCGCCTCAAAATAAAGAAAAACTCCGCTAATCGGAGTTGTTTCGAATATAATCGAAAGATTATTTGTTTGAGTTAACAAATTGATCTAAACGTGAGTGTTTTCTAGCACCTTTGTTTGCGTGAAATACACCTTTTGAAACAGCTTTAGCAATTGTTTTGTGT is drawn from Mycoplasmopsis glycophila and contains these coding sequences:
- the nadE gene encoding NAD(+) synthase; translation: MSKITQYLENKPVYSKEIALKYIEKVENFLKEKVEAANAKNLIVGISGGIDSALVYAIAKRVFPNNTIAVVMPIISMTESDLSHISELEKAFNDSFKRVDLTNTFLSISETLNLNNDLAIANIKPRLRMTTLYAIAQENSGLVLGTDNADEVYIGYFTKFGDGGADLLPICNFTKGEVKFLASLLNVPSSIIDKKPSAGLWEGQTDENELGFTYDDLDFYLNNRLTNPKLVSQKLSEETISKIEYKHKTTQHKRDNIYKPENIE
- a CDS encoding GGDEF domain-containing protein, with the protein product MIKKQKNLIFLLGIISCLIIMIVFIVALIKSDKSTWASLFFAVGIITILIFTSILLYFAIYNFTKSRELIKKSFNNFIEEIMTNNNIGIIVYNLDQKIIWSSNFIKNEFSSEFIGNTVEEFFDKLSYKLTNDWKVLKNKIEFANNGNFYEAQFWPISNTIVIRDISTEQLFKREAWEQSPVIGEIEIDNFQLFQSILSEEQIFTINKIVVDVLKEYVSKYNFVYRQYTNGKFVVFTNENSLQQMIKEEFNGLMDISKRIKNENIDKLSLSVGFAHGWSSFKEKIEQAKKALVQAQNRGGDQVTIFSNIEPPIYFGSNSEILSDNSRTEIKQIAYEFEKALLNKEIKNVIVYGHALADLDALGACMGIYETAKAYGKNSYIGSNTFDFTTEKVVKQLTEKDKDKFSSMFIKNNLQAKKITNSNTIVVIVDTSDPERTDNPESIINANRENIFVFDHHRISKAVDYCSRKNVYINTSASSASEIVAELISFLDYKVDLSTSTAQVLLSGIYLDTTIFTKAITPRTFQAAAWLESKGANGIKSSQMLKIDEETNKQINEIIANVAEIKKGYYLAYTDQECSNDVISIAANEILKIEGRLASFVVAKLKGTKYYKLSARGIETNVQIICEAVGGGGHFSTAAATSGEDLETFIDNIKHAITTIGRNK
- the rplI gene encoding 50S ribosomal protein L9, which encodes MKVILLKDCKDGKANTIIEVSNGYGTNFLVKKGFGVPYNPQTAKMLERKLDQLTADEHEKRTNFLKLKEELEQVKLKFELNANIDANHNLNVHGSISTKEVDKKLKELGFKIDKHALSKIHLVSEGNHEVIATLYKDIKAIIRIEIKVNVKK
- a CDS encoding CNNM domain-containing protein — protein: MTLPVKIILIVVLVLLFLLSSIYSGSETAYSTLSPAKLHDMQENKSRFAHLIAKQSKRYNQILSTILIGNNLVNVSSATLMSLLLNYTALSDTQATIISTAIVTPLLVLFGEIVPKLVAKSYPVAFLKTFCIFIEINYWLFFVLTFPISKLSRKVYETNSEEDIKSFLKIAQNEGVLETSESILAQNALNLDSTKVISHYVKLKDVQTIDYKSTVKDALRIFKETNYSRLPVIKEDTLIGVILIKDIFDANHKDRIIDYLKNVPFISANSILSSALEKLRFARSHMGFVVPNNNSNETIGIITIEDIIEEIIGEIYDEYDDDEEIYEISLAKSRVQSNLYVYDVFKQLDIDLTFLTEEEEELDLRSWLLKRTNKIRLTKNFRYNLEDEITFKVVEIIKGPQHYAIIEIHKL
- a CDS encoding YebC/PmpR family DNA-binding transcriptional regulator; this encodes MAGHSHAANIAHRKGAQDAARGKIFQKLSKEIYVAAQKGPDPETNPALKLAISKAKSKNMPKDNIERAIAKAKGDKNASAFTETIFNATVTGGATFIVVTLSDNINRVTSNVQSYFRKQNATLGKTNQIPFAFDKKGIIEIDKSLVSEEDLMMIALENGAENIENEENSYVVLSLPENFTELKNALEQDLNIENFIQCEVTYLPNMYVEYDAEKETKLLDFIEKLKEDDDVQDVYHNIDIKTTQE
- a CDS encoding DnaB-like helicase C-terminal domain-containing protein, translating into MSRNNHKFQNNRFDHIQPLSSSKYSDNELEKKILSIMIIDEEKQALGIDILTSEMFFILPNRQLFNLIKNLKQSSQINSTIWFTYTDIIEYYKKVEAKLEYNALTYEFINSIATTLADEENFYVYAEELNNLTRMRYLESFFVEYNKKIQNNDEANFNQIINDFNDFLAEKNQNKFSNSHFISTEEAALEYRDEIIKILRNETEQNVLQSHFYTLDKYIRGFKPGQFIILAARPGIGKTAFALNVAKNIALQHQKSKNNLVNTLNSQENKSENERPKNIAFISLEMPVSELIARTISSTVQIPLSFLQDPKRLFAQRDLQDKFDYFYNINIDSMNIYFDDLATSKISDIIRKIKTLVKQLDNQLDFIIIDYLQLISTDGNNGNRQNEVATISRALKILALELKIPIMALSQLSRTVETREDKRPQIHDLRESGAIEQDADIIIFLHRDNMPNTSSSEEDNNSQNNHSTWKAGVKTTITIAKNRNGQQGIGDLLYYGPTVTFFDRNLTRPDQIENKN
- a CDS encoding ZIP family metal transporter — encoded protein: MNFLSQWISQLTVALNNNYNLAKFLVALFFVLALLLIPVGISFLFPLFKSKLNHKTKVYLYAFSTGFFIILATFGFLREAIEQTSLQSHNLESDWQKYGYNILVVVLGLLGGLTFSFVLKFVITYRINQQLLKNKKLSIFVHDHSAEHGSHHVHQHEDHIFTQEDSISLAEEALSQKISGKLKIIALALLLTHRIPEGFLIGYNLSLPIDYLANGGNGAIPTNNLTLAYFVSLILHMIPEELVFYYRLRDAGYGRWTSLLISTIMDFLFFPFMLIGIYTGSAVATNGYAQGAFMAIIGGIFLFTSLVEFFPEFYHVEMNKKRWFITLISLFAGVLFAVFILSFHAHNH